Part of the Pieris napi chromosome 6, ilPieNapi1.2, whole genome shotgun sequence genome, aaaaagtgaaaaataattcctaatttaggctgaaaatggtaatgaacaaaaaatactggtattattgtgaaaaagcgtggggcgaaATTAGACGATtagctcgatagacgaaaaatatggcacagagcgccccacgcttttcttttttttaactatatttattaagcttaagCTCTTGCCTCacaaacaaatacaaaatcacttaatattaataaaacaattgtaaataatccCTGATATTATTTACAGGTACGGCAGACTTCTTCGGCATGAACTACTACATGGGTCTATCTGTGAGACAAGCAAAACCGGGCGAGAAAATTGTGAATTCGATCATGACGGGATCGAATGAACTAAATGCTGTGATGCAAGTTCCTCGTGATGCTTATATAAGTGCTACTCGGGTGGTAAGCTCTAGAATTAAAGAGTCTTTGGTAGATGTTGAAACTGTACAACCAGTTTGAACTTGATTCGAGTAatctcattattattattattaagccttaTTGCTCACAcccattataatatattaacacttatttaacttacataataaaacttaattctaatacataaataaaacttaatctatACATCATATGACTCGTTTTAGGtaatcagcgtgtcctgtgacacatagGCTGCTTTCAGCTGTTTCCATTCTTTTCTGGTGTTAactcttcttgtccaagttgtgtCTCCTATTCTCATTATATCGTCTGCCTATCTCTTACTCTGTCCTCCTCTTTTCCGTTTTCCATCGCGTGGTTGCcattctataataatttttgtctaTTTCAACCTGCTATCTTTCGTCAGGTGCCCGGTCCCGGTAATTTAATTAGGTACACTTCAAATTGTCTGAGGTATCACAGCACGCTGTATTCTTATGCTTCCAAGTATGGTTTGGAAGCCAtagttttatgaaaaaactctacctatttttatagaatgatagatagatatatgtatgtttaatttaaattatgttaatctCTGGGGtcgttcgatccccggctgtgcaccaatgtactttctttctattcCATCTTGCTTAAtattgctcgaacggtgaaggaaaacatcgtgaggaaacttgccttagacctaaaaagtcgatggcgtctGTCAGGAGGCTgaccacctacttgcctattagacaaatgatcatgaaacatataaagaaatctgaagcccagaccttcaaaaggttgtagcgctactgttttttttatatacctgccttgcgattctgtaaatcacttttcgaactctcacagcggttttcgcagcggcggtcgcgctcaaatcagtcgtgaagcagtcattttacgatttggcattctgataaacaataaactacaagctccctccgcttgtcaagacgtaatgtgaaattgcttaacaCAATACCAcgagattccaaaaatgacgtgagtgacgaagggagcgttgtcagtgcgaggtgaactcacggattaacagaatcgcacggctgGACGGTTACTTGAAAAACGAACCGTAGCACGCGGCATAGCATCTATttactgtatttttaaaattatttcacagGTCTACCCCGTAGGACTTCGACGTTCACTGTCATGGGTTAAGAAATCTTACGGAAATTgggaaatatttataacagaAAATGGTTACCCAACCGCCGGATTAGAGTTGGAAGATTACGATCGAGTTGTTGGATTGAAGGACCATTTGGAACAGGTATTTTATACTagctcttaatttttttactaagattgtttagttattaaaagTGCACTAATATACTACTTTAAATAGATGAGCAGTGCTATTGAAATGTGAACTCGATCTTCACCAAAGGTAAACTTTGCGAAACGACTGACGCAGACTTGTGTAGTACATACCCCCACCATCCTCGCTCGGTTTACCATTTTATTACAgattttagaagttttttttatggagacaaacgggcaggaggctcatctgatgttaagtaatgccccgccacccatggacactcacaatgccaaaggctcgcaagttcgttgccggcctttaaagtaTAGATAAAGTATTTTAGGGGTTTTATCTTTTTAGATACATCTTTCAATATATGAAGATGGCGTTAATGTTGTTGGCTATACAACCTGGGCATTAATTGACAATTTTGAATGGATAGCTGGctacaggtattttttttatttaatatgtcttAACTTCTGAGtaatctaatttattaaattctcgtgtcgcggtgtttgtggttaaactcctccgaaacggctcgaccgattctcttgaaattttgtgtgcatattaggtatgtctgagaatcggacaaaatctatttttcatccccctaaattttttatttttagatatttttttctgttttttttatgatacagcattacaaaatacatacaacccataactttcacccctctacgatcaacccctatatatttttattataaatgatatacatggcaaaacgacgtttgccaggtcagctagtaataatataaatactttgAAACTATTGGTtggaaatacaattttaaattaacagtcaacttaacatataaaatatctaatttattttatataattaatactgtTTTACTGCATGTAGAACTATAAGTCTGTGCGGAAAATAAGCCGTGGTGGGATTAGATGTCGCAACATCATCTTCTATCCTTGTTTGTTACAATTGCTACGCCTTTAGTTCACATTTTCCATTAGTTTACAATCATTAATCAGTTCCcaaataagatatatataaaatgtaatatttatatttatttccaacatacaaatatacagtatttacaatattcttaacctagatagtattaattaaaaattgattacacacactcacacatacacacacactgACATACGCCCACACAAATTTATTTGTGCTATTTTGTACTAACTTCTAATTAGTtgactgttttgtttttctctctttaattaatacgttaatttgtttgCCTAcccatatatgtatgtatgtacctTTTGTTACCACTCAATATGACTTTGCTGTGGAATGGAAGCCTGGTTATCCATATCACAGGTTCTTGCCTAGTTTGGAAACCAGTCTCCCAATGCCTTTTCAACTGTTATCTTATTGTTtgttgtaaatgttatatgttatatgggagataataaaaattattcttattcttatatatagaaaattaaaacatatttacaaagTTCTCTATGGCAGTATTAAACTGGCAGTATTTCCTCCCTGTATTACGATATTTATTCGTTTCGCGAGGAATGCACCAGCTTTCTATAAAGGAAGTCTCTATAGATTAGTGCATAGCCGCGTTATCACTTTCCATATATACTCAATAACATTATACGTATATGTTTGTAGCATTCGATTCGGCATTTACCAAATCGATTTCAACGATCCAGAACGCAAGAGGAAACCGAGATTGTCATCCAAGTATTACAAATGTGTTATTAAGAACAACTCGTTTGATGTGCCAAAGGAATGCTTTGATATGAGCTTTAATCAAACTGAAGTGCGGTCGAAGAGGCAAATAAATCTACCGAACATCCCATTCCTTCCAAAGCCGGGTGAAGTGGCCAATGGGGTTGACTTTATGAAAGAAGTGTATGATAACAGACGCTGTATAGCTAAAGTTATGGGTTTATTCGGAAAAATGTTGTCACTTATGGGTAATAACTAGAGAACTCATAATAAACGGTTTAATAAATAGCGTTACAAttaatttgttgaaaaatttagcTTAAAACTGATGTTATTATTACCATAGAAACATAATTGGTGTTAATGGTAATGGTAATAGATTacctgaatatttttatatcgtatTTCTAAGGAAATAATCACGTGACAAAGTGTCGATCCCAAACAGTGATTACAATAGTTATCTACTCGTATTTACGTGTATTTATGTAACAAACTCTCCGAGAAACTAACTACATAATGATaagaattgtaaataaatgtcgTAAATTGTAATCGTCAAAAACAACCAAAAGTGGCTCTGAAAATGGGCGCCTGCGATTTGCTAGTTTGTTTTACTAGTTtcaattaatgaataaatgataaacagtAATAGTAGGTaaactaaacttaaattaCGTATTTATGCAACCTACACAAATGTATTGGAAAATtgagttataatattatactctTTACGCTGTCGTACTAAGTTTAACCTCGATCCACACTCTCCGCGACACGAGAGGACGCAAGCGCGGGAGTGTGGACCGTGCCCTCGTGTCCCGCCTCGTGCGTGGCCTCGCTTCGATACCACTCTCAACTCTGCTTTTTGCAGATTTTTAGGCCGCGAATCAAAGCACGCGACGGGTCGAGGCGATAGCGTTAGGGCTCGAGCTATTTCTTATCATGACGGAGTGGAGTAATGAGTTGGCTTTTATATCATTTAGAATccatataagaaaaaaagcataaataaaattatatttatttgtaccgGCATGatatgacattttttatttatatttgtgatATAAATGCACGACATAATTTTATCATGGTAGGCACATAAAATAGCCAACGCAGTCACTCCAATCACGTCCATCTTGTCCTACATGTAGCGAGAACGgagaaactaaataaattgtgtGTATGGCTGTCACTCGTATAGCGTCGACTTGCCAATATTCGTGGCAAGTGCCTCGACGAGGCGCCTCGTTTGAAGGACGTGGTCTTTAGAATTGCAGAAGTAACTTTAATGTAAGTATCCTTTTGAAGcatctatttcttttttgataaTGGAAAACGACTATGATACAGTAAGACGAAAGAAAAAAAGATTAGCTTGAAAGCTTATCACGGCTATTCACCTCAGTTCTGCCCTCTGGTATCCTTTAATGGGGATTCAATTCATCCATTAGACTGCCTTGAATATGGTACATACCATATTCAAggcaaataaaggatttagatatttatttatttgtttttcaaaaaGGAAAAAGGACTAtcacttatgaaaatatgttagaaAATGCCTATActcatgtaaaaataaaatgagaacTTAAGAAGGCGCGGCGCTAACTATATCCATGCAACTTCTTTACAATCGAGTAGCCCGCAATATCATAGCACACAACTCGCGAGGGGCATTTTTGTATCGAAGAAGTCGCATGAGGCGCCAAGCGTCTGCGAATATtcaatgtaaatacataaatagcaattacttattttgaatttctttCTGCAAATATTCGTAGTCTATGAGAGTATATCTTGTATTATTGCTCTATGCTTCgaatgtaaattgtaaaatgtcAATACTATATTGTGAATGTGAAGTGGGAACGCCCTAAACGGCGGGAACTGTGAAAAACTTTTAACTATGTagtaacatatttataacGCCTATCCAATACCAGGATAACTGTTAAATTGCTGAATACTGTTAATGTAATCACTAGGGATTGGGCGGTGAGAGcggtgaataaaaataataattgttgtcCATGGTAATATTGTGTGCTGACTGATAAGTCCGATATCCCTACATAACTACGATTATAGGTATAGACGTGAATgcaaactttatatttattatcattttatgcAGTTCTTTGGAACAGTGACTCATGTGTAATCCTTGTATACTTTtttgacaatattttatttcatatactaTTTAGAactttaatgaatttaactatatattgcagctataaaatatattcatgcATACTACCATGTCAGAGGCTTCAGGAAGTGTGGAGCCTGAAGGTTTGATAACTTCACTTATAGCTCAACTAAAAAGTGAGTAAAtccttaatatttataataaatttctgtattcaattgttttatttttattatttaaatgttttaaaacttttatatgtattttattttaatttgtttatgcaAGTAAGATAAGAATAATTTACATTCTTTGGGTACTTGGCTAAATCTTTTAAttgcaaaaatttaattaaaaacaaagttgtattcacataatatttaagattACACATGTTTTGTGTTCTGacttattaaaacttattggCAGTATACCTAAGGactaaatagataaaaatatctgGCAcctatttaagtaataatgaTTTCAAAATTCTGATTTACAGTTACAAAAATTCCTGAGACACCAACGACAGACCAAGATTTTATCATCAATCAGCAACAAAATGCATCAATTAAAGTGCCTGAagttaatgaaatttttgagAATATAATAAGTGCTATtagtaaatcaaataaaaaggTATTCAAAAAAAACCTTAACTTTTTACATGTAATGGACAAAGCATTAATAGAGGAACATTTAAGTTCCAAGAACATAGATTTATTCTCATTACTTAGTAAACACTCTCAGTTAGAGATGTTAGAATATCTCGTAGAGCAAAGGGAAATTTTGCCATTCCTTATTccattagataaaaaaaaggaagaaataagtataaaaactaCCTTTTTGAACTGTATGTGCAACCGTAATTCAGCAATGCTTGAAAGGTATTATGACTATTTAGCTGGAGATCTTCACTGGGTTATAAATAAGACCAGTAgtaaaaatgattttgagaatttgaaaaatattttaagtttgttaAAAGAAGCATACACTGAATACcgtgaaattttaaatagcaATTATCATCAACAGGGGGTCAACCCACAAATGGTTGTAGATGTTTTGTgtataatatcttttaatgAATTTCAAATAGAGTTGtatggaaaattaaataaagtaaaacttGAAATGGAGCAGTGGCAACCTGTCATTGACACAGACAATGCTATCCGAGAGATTAAAGTCCTAATAGACATTATAGATATAACAATAAGCTTACATGCCGACTACTCgaggaataaaattaatgaaagttTTCCTGCTCTTTTATTGCTTGAAGACGATGATAAATTTACAGTGTATCGGATAgcacaaaaagtttttatgtttaGGAAATTTTTGTGGAAAACTGATTACAATGTGTGTCTTCTTATATTGGATAATTTGTATCTGTTGAAAGAAAGACTAAAAATGTCTGGAACCATTTATCAGGAATTAGAATCACACCTTtactactttatttataattgtaaaagtaAATGGTCCTTCTATTTATCTAAAACCCAAACGATAGAAGTTGAAAATCTTATTGCAGAGAATAATGGTGTAatgcatattttaaatacgccTTTTAATATGGATATGGGAGCATTATGGacatttttgattatttatttagagagGCAAGCTTTTCTGGATAAActtgataattttaaagaagagTTAAAAGTACCTATCTTATCAGAAAACATTAAACTAAACAGATCAGAAATGTCGCAAGAAGAGCAGCAGTCTTTAATCCCTATACCAGAAATGAGAGACGATTTCTCTTTAAGAAAGATGTATAGAACTCTCGAAGAACTGCCAAGTGCTGAAGATGTAAAGCTGAAAACGGAATGGGCCCAATTGATTATCGAAAGAGTTCTACAAGTAGTTGGTGAATTCATTAAAAGTACCAAGGAAAGCAAACACTTAGAGGCTACAACCCAAGCTCTGATGCTAGCTGAAATACCATTACATATTGTAAAATCTCTCAAAACTATTCGGCAATTTTTAAGTAAAGCTGATAATTGCCAAATACTGTGGAGGATCGAGTTATCAAAACACGGACAAACTGTGCTAGCAAAggttttaaatgatttaaaacaCATCAAAGACGTTATTAAAAGACAAATTGGTATAAACCGGTATCTTGTCAATAGATCTCTCATAAATGGTTGTCGAGGAACTCTGCTAAAACGCAGGGACTGCATTAGAGAAAATATAGAGAACATTTTACCTCATCATTTTGACGCTGTATCGGAGGGTCTGGGAGTATTTCTGCAAAATCCTACAGAATATACAGGTAATATGCTTCTggaaaacttttataaatcaCACTGGAAACCCACAGGACTTAGCGTGGATCTCATGATGGAAGTTGCACATCTCCAACATGACTTAAGAATGCTTCATAATAAACACTGTCAAGTTCAACAAAGTATTAAAACATTCATTGATAAAAACTATTCATATTACAAAGACGTCATAGTTACGATTTTAgacaaaataatgtttcagAAAGAGAATTGGAAAAACATTAAGTTGGAATGTCTAAACAACGTGGAAAtacaatttgatttaatttcagAATATCCAAATGAAATAGatgtaaacaaaattagaacaaacttaaaattaaacaactgcagtaacaaaaaattaactgatttgttaactaatgttattgaaataaaatcgtTATGGGATATCATTGAAAATATACTTGATTTCATTATCAACAAGTGTAAAGCGTTAAATGATTCTGTAGTTGAAACTAAGTGGGGCATTATTTCAGAATTTTATGCAATTGTTTGTCGGACCACATACACGACTGACGATATGTCTCGAAATGTTGAAAggttatttcattttatggAACAAGCAGGCCTCAGAGAAGCAAAATCCGtagtaagaaataattataattacgaGGGTTTACAAGAGCTGGAAGAAATgcttctaataaataattttgtaactgAAGAAGAAATTTTGTACATATCCAAAAACACGCCTGTAAGCCGAAGGGAAAGTCTAAAGTTAACCTTTGACAAAAGCAAATTCATTGAAGAAATGAAACATTACGTTGATGCAATTGGAAGATTGCAACCATATGATCCTAAATCCGAAGAAATTATCCGCAATGTTAAAAGTCGGGATAGTAATCTATTAAAGTGTTACTTGAACCGCTTAAAATCACTAAGCTCACTTTTAAATGGTCAGCCGAAAGATTTGTTGATTTtacgttataaatatattggcCAATTTAGAATTTGGTtacaaatgattttaattgacatttttaatattctaaaaatGTGTAATCAAGATGATAATCTACGTAAGGTCAATAGGTTATTAGCAGAAATAAATCTAAGGCATGTTCTAACTCATGGTAGTCCTTTATTGGAGGTCGTTGGTGATTTTTTAGATGCCAATGATGTACCTTTCGAACTGATTTCGAAAGCCTTAGAATTTATCAAAGATCTAGAATCTGTGCAAGCGTTGTACACGTTGAAAGAATCCAAATTCgattttaacttaatatatGAAAGCGTTGACCATTTTGATACAGACATTCGGAAccttttaaattgtttgaagAAGTCCAAAAACTGGGAACAATATCTTTCACTTTTACCCGAAAACATAGTCTATAAAAAGcctaaaacaaagaaaaagcaaaaaaagAAACCCCACGCACCTCAACCTGAATTAATAACCGCTATAAAGGATAATGCAAATGATAAGATCaaggaattaataaatattgtcgATTTGGATGCAAAAGATCAAAATGGTAAAGCCGCCATCCACCATGCAGTAATTCAGAATAATATTGaagtattaacattattaaaggAACATAAGGCAGACATCGATATAACAAACCAAAAGGATAATAATCGCACTGCCCTACATTATGCAGCAATGAAGGGAAATAGCGTTGCAGTGGATTTTTTGTTGAAATCTGGTGCTATGGTACAGAAAGACGTAAATGGTGACACTTATAAAGATATTGAAGCCATGCAAATTGAGAAATCAGATGAAAggattaaatttaaaggtGATATGGATGACCTTCTTTCTGATTTTGAAAGCTTTGGTTTAAATGCACTAGGAGACGATACTGATgacaatgtaataaatatataaatcgtgtattaattatatttttaatgaaatattgtattttttgtaatgacaTTATCATTGTTTTATAGTCTATAGAATATATTGTTATACATACTGTCATGCGTGATAAGCATTTGGTACCAAAGAAAAATATGCACAAGTTTTACTGCGATTAAATTTTACaagaatttatatttctaacaaaacttttatcacataagaaaatttaactgtatgtaggttaagagatatattttttatacttttattaaacatttaacacATATAAACAGATGTTTTACtgttaaaattacttataagcGTTACaataaacagaaataaaaagtcCTTTAAAGTTcatcgtaaatatatttatgtaaaacatcAAGAGATCTAGCTTGTATGACGGATGCGTAGAACTTGGCGGATGGGCGAGGAATGCGTGCGCGCTTGGCATCATCGTAATCCACTTTGTAGAGACCGAATTTCACTCTGAAATAAGTATTGCCAATAATAGTCTCGCTAATTTACATTcgttttgacgtgataacgtctttaaaatcgttttagtcgggtgacatgttcagaaacttgtgtcacaccaaaacctcacgagcgcgatcgcaggtataacgagagagagacggaccgatctcccgtctcaactcgagcgctgccagtcattccgtgaatgtatgaagaaaaatgtatatcatagtcgaataagtaaacttgtcattttacacccgaaatttatcatcaaaagtgtgaataaaacgatagatgtaatttaaaatttgaaaaaattgttatcttcattaattccttacttcccaaaaacttatatcaccaataagacgttatcacgtaaacatctcgatcgtaaacctactttacaaacaaccaatattttttcttaaccCTTTTCTACATGACTACTATAGATAGGAacatatgtgtatatatattctCTATACTCACGTATTTCCAGACTCCCACTCAAACGTATCAATTAGACTCCCAAACTGTGTATCCAGTTACATTTATCCCTGCCTTAATCGCGAGTTCGACCTATAATTGTTATATCATTATAAACTCCTCGGAAAATGGGCATTTTGATTTctccaataaataaatatctctaATCTTCACAAAGTCAAGGTGGTGTTGAAACTCCCTTTTGACTGGGCTGAAGTTTCGTCGGTCTCATCGGAGAAATCATATAGAGGAGTGTCGGCGCAATAAAATATCTCTTGCGTACTGGCTATATTCTCAATAGATATCGGCTTTGACGacgtaatattttcatttagagTTTACCCTATGATTCGAAGAGACTTATAGGTCTCTTAAACAGATATTAGGTATTATTAGGTACTCAATTCTAATTAGTTACCTGCTCCAAATGCTCCTTGTGATATCGTATTTTGTTATAGTCATTTTCATCTTCACCACCATCACCATAGCCTATTTCCGTTACTATAATTTCAATGTCACCGAATTCCTTCTTAACCCACTCCAATATTCGACGGAGCCCGATTGGATATTcctgtttaaattaaactttaaaaacgtGAGAATTTTAATAGCACCCGTTACTTTTAATTCTTAACTTACGTATAACCAAGGTACAATATCTGCATTCCTCCATGTAGCGTCAACCGTCAAAAAAGATCCTAATTCATGAGAGCCTGTGAAGAGCCAATCCAATTTGTCATCCTTGGTAGCTTTCCGAACTACACGACTTGTATAGTAGTTTAAACCGAAAAAGTCGTAAGTACCTGTAAATTATCTAACATAACAAGGGATAGAAGTTCTCTAATTAAGGAAATTGTACCCCAAGAAAactaaacttaatatttataaaaaataaacttaaacttCCAAAATAGCAGAGCACCTAGTGATGAAATAGGTTTACCAAAATGTACTCGCGTTTCATGCGGTGAGCGAGATTCCAGGAGCCCATAACCCCTTCCCTCCCTAagaaatatgaaggtgcagaaGAAACAGGAGACTAACTCAGAGAGTCGCGCGCGGTGGAGGatccccctctgggcgtccTCCACCGGGACGCTCAGCAcccggtggtggacgcacaggcCCTTCGTATTCTTCAACTCTGCGCTTTATGACTATCAAATTAAACATAAGACTGTATCAATCTCAGGGCAAACTAACAAAGTCACTCCCTTCCacactcgccgtggacttcacGAATTTTAGGGGTTCAATTCTAACATCCACGCTGTCCACTATCATTTAGAGACCCAGATAACCTCGGCTGATATTTgctacctctcctacccgcTATAGCACCACATCTCAAATGCTTCTAAGCGCCGGCGGGTATCTTCTTTGATTGTCCAAGCTTCACAGCCGTACATAACAATTGGCCATATGTAACAAAGGAGAAGTCGGACTCGGAGTTTAATGGTCAAGTGACGGCAGCACAAAACTTTCTTCATTTTGTTGAAAGATCCTCGGGCAATTTCGATTCGAGACCTAATTTCCTGATCAGGGTTCCACTCGTTTGTAACCCAAGTTCCCAAATACTTGTATTGCCGCACCCGTTCCAACGTTCTACCAGCTACGGATAAATTAGGATCTAAAGTGTCGTTTCGAGAAATGACCATCACCTTCGTCTTTACTGCATTAATAGTCAGACCGTCTCTTTCGCTAGTTTCATGAACTTTATTAACAAGCATTTGTAGATCATCCATCGACGAGGCTATTAAAACAGTC contains:
- the LOC125050300 gene encoding uncharacterized protein LOC125050300, producing MHTTMSEASGSVEPEGLITSLIAQLKITKIPETPTTDQDFIINQQQNASIKVPEVNEIFENIISAISKSNKKVFKKNLNFLHVMDKALIEEHLSSKNIDLFSLLSKHSQLEMLEYLVEQREILPFLIPLDKKKEEISIKTTFLNCMCNRNSAMLERYYDYLAGDLHWVINKTSSKNDFENLKNILSLLKEAYTEYREILNSNYHQQGVNPQMVVDVLCIISFNEFQIELYGKLNKVKLEMEQWQPVIDTDNAIREIKVLIDIIDITISLHADYSRNKINESFPALLLLEDDDKFTVYRIAQKVFMFRKFLWKTDYNVCLLILDNLYLLKERLKMSGTIYQELESHLYYFIYNCKSKWSFYLSKTQTIEVENLIAENNGVMHILNTPFNMDMGALWTFLIIYLERQAFLDKLDNFKEELKVPILSENIKLNRSEMSQEEQQSLIPIPEMRDDFSLRKMYRTLEELPSAEDVKLKTEWAQLIIERVLQVVGEFIKSTKESKHLEATTQALMLAEIPLHIVKSLKTIRQFLSKADNCQILWRIELSKHGQTVLAKVLNDLKHIKDVIKRQIGINRYLVNRSLINGCRGTLLKRRDCIRENIENILPHHFDAVSEGLGVFLQNPTEYTGNMLLENFYKSHWKPTGLSVDLMMEVAHLQHDLRMLHNKHCQVQQSIKTFIDKNYSYYKDVIVTILDKIMFQKENWKNIKLECLNNVEIQFDLISEYPNEIDVNKIRTNLKLNNCSNKKLTDLLTNVIEIKSLWDIIENILDFIINKCKALNDSVVETKWGIISEFYAIVCRTTYTTDDMSRNVERLFHFMEQAGLREAKSVVRNNYNYEGLQELEEMLLINNFVTEEEILYISKNTPVSRRESLKLTFDKSKFIEEMKHYVDAIGRLQPYDPKSEEIIRNVKSRDSNLLKCYLNRLKSLSSLLNGQPKDLLILRYKYIGQFRIWLQMILIDIFNILKMCNQDDNLRKVNRLLAEINLRHVLTHGSPLLEVVGDFLDANDVPFELISKALEFIKDLESVQALYTLKESKFDFNLIYESVDHFDTDIRNLLNCLKKSKNWEQYLSLLPENIVYKKPKTKKKQKKKPHAPQPELITAIKDNANDKIKELINIVDLDAKDQNGKAAIHHAVIQNNIEVLTLLKEHKADIDITNQKDNNRTALHYAAMKGNSVAVDFLLKSGAMVQKDVNGDTYKDIEAMQIEKSDERIKFKGDMDDLLSDFESFGLNALGDDTDDNVINI